In Methanofollis aquaemaris, the genomic window TGACCCGGCCCTGGTTGGCCCCGGGGCCGAGGAGAACTGCAAGCACGGAACCGTCCTCGATGGGCATGACCAGGAGGCTTCCCCCGGTCCCCTCCACGATGGCTCCACCGTATCGCTCGGTCTCCAGCCCGCCGGCGAGTCGGTCCCAGGATGATGCCGCCCCATGTATCAGGGGAGCGGCGCCGTCCCAGTCGGCACCCCCGGCCTGACCGAGCACCTCGCCTTCAGGCCCGACCAGGGCGGCACCGACCGCCCCGCCGACCAGCAGTTTTTTCAGGACAAATGTGAGCATTCCAACCATCAAAAAACCTCTTCAATGCCCGAAAGTTTCAGAACCCTGCCCCGTATCCGCCCGGCAGCCTCAGTGCCAAGGACCGGCACCACCGCCGCGTGGCAGGCATCCGCCAGAGCAGGGAGGTCGGCCCGGGTCAGCCCGGACGGACTCTTGTTCAGTGCCTTCTTCGCACACCTGG contains:
- a CDS encoding roadblock/LC7 domain-containing protein — translated: MVGMLTFVLKKLLVGGAVGAALVGPEGEVLGQAGGADWDGAAPLIHGAASSWDRLAGGLETERYGGAIVEGTGGSLLVMPIEDGSVLAVLLGPGANQGRVRYEMKKNIELITSVV